A window of Brachybacterium fresconis contains these coding sequences:
- a CDS encoding ABC transporter substrate-binding protein has translation MNTNSTGPMGRRGFLRGSAVLAGAAGIVAGIGACAPKDTGSGSGGGSDSGGAPAGEADPDGHLTAAISYELGTNGFDPMTTSAALTVAVNWHTLEGLTELHPVTREVYAALATEIPSADGTSVDVTLRDGAVFHDGSPVTTDDVVFSFERVLNPDNASLYAQFISFIEGVEKKDDTTVTFSLTSPTGVFAERLSTVKIVPQAAVEADPKAFDSNPIGTGPWTMTDSGAASKIVEFERFDDYTGPMPAKAGTMSWQIIPDAATRTNALQSQTVQAIDSVPYLSIDGLKATSDVESVGGFGLLFAMFNNAPDNPFNDLKNRQAFLYAIDMDKVIETGLSGQATAASCFVQPEHPNYKEASTVYSLDAEKAKALFAETGLASFRMLVTDHGWVQQVTPIIQESLTALGIDVAFEQKQSADVYNTIDSDPDAYDVVIAPGDPSVFGNDPDLLMRWWYGNDIWTDTRMHWKGEGAYDEVQELLTKGLETADAAEQEKVWSQLFDLLSDEVPLYPLFHRKSPTAWDGSTLVDFQPISLTGLSFVDVATTASA, from the coding sequence GTGAACACGAACTCCACCGGCCCCATGGGCCGACGCGGATTCCTCCGCGGCTCCGCCGTCCTCGCCGGTGCCGCCGGGATCGTCGCAGGCATCGGCGCCTGCGCTCCGAAGGACACCGGCTCCGGCAGCGGAGGCGGATCCGACTCCGGTGGCGCTCCCGCCGGCGAAGCGGACCCGGACGGTCACCTCACCGCCGCCATCAGCTACGAGCTGGGGACCAACGGCTTCGATCCGATGACGACGTCGGCCGCCCTGACGGTCGCGGTCAACTGGCACACGCTCGAGGGCCTGACCGAGCTGCATCCCGTCACCCGCGAGGTGTACGCGGCGCTGGCGACCGAGATCCCCAGCGCCGACGGCACCAGCGTCGACGTGACGCTGCGCGACGGCGCGGTCTTCCACGACGGCTCCCCGGTGACCACCGACGACGTGGTCTTCTCGTTCGAGCGCGTGCTGAACCCGGACAACGCCTCGCTGTACGCCCAGTTCATCTCCTTCATCGAGGGGGTCGAGAAGAAGGACGACACCACCGTCACCTTCAGCCTGACCAGCCCCACCGGCGTGTTCGCCGAGCGGCTCTCCACGGTGAAGATCGTGCCGCAGGCCGCGGTCGAGGCAGATCCGAAGGCCTTCGACTCGAATCCGATCGGCACCGGCCCCTGGACGATGACCGACAGCGGCGCCGCCTCCAAGATCGTCGAGTTCGAGCGGTTCGACGACTACACCGGCCCCATGCCCGCGAAGGCCGGCACCATGAGCTGGCAGATCATCCCCGATGCGGCCACCCGCACCAACGCGCTGCAGTCGCAGACCGTCCAGGCCATCGACTCGGTGCCCTACCTGTCGATCGACGGACTCAAGGCCACCAGCGACGTCGAGTCCGTCGGCGGCTTCGGGCTGCTGTTCGCGATGTTCAACAATGCGCCGGACAATCCCTTCAACGATCTGAAGAACCGCCAGGCGTTCCTCTACGCGATCGACATGGACAAGGTCATCGAGACCGGTCTGAGCGGTCAGGCGACGGCGGCGAGCTGCTTCGTCCAGCCCGAGCACCCGAACTACAAGGAGGCCTCGACGGTCTACTCGCTCGATGCGGAGAAGGCCAAGGCCCTGTTCGCCGAGACCGGGCTGGCCTCCTTCCGGATGCTGGTCACCGACCACGGCTGGGTCCAGCAGGTCACCCCGATCATCCAGGAGTCGCTGACCGCCCTGGGCATCGACGTCGCCTTCGAGCAGAAGCAGTCCGCCGACGTGTACAACACGATCGACTCCGACCCCGATGCGTACGACGTGGTGATCGCCCCCGGCGACCCCTCCGTCTTCGGCAACGACCCCGACCTGCTCATGCGCTGGTGGTACGGCAACGACATCTGGACCGACACCCGCATGCACTGGAAGGGCGAGGGCGCCTACGACGAGGTCCAGGAGCTGCTGACGAAGGGCCTGGAGACGGCCGACGCCGCCGAGCAGGAGAAGGTCTGGAGCCAGCTGTTCGACCTGCTCTCGGACGAGGTGCCGCTGTACCCGCTGTTCCACCGCAAGTCGCCCACCGCCTGGGACGGCAGCACCCTGGTCGACTTCCAGCCGATCTCCCTGACGGGACTGAGCTTCGTGGACGTCGCGACCACGGCCTCGGCCTGA
- a CDS encoding FadR/GntR family transcriptional regulator: protein MVRTKGAGGSAVERIQELILAEGLVPGDPMPTETALCERLEISRSSVREAMRTLASLDIVEVRHGHGTFVGQLSLAPLVNGLLFRARLDDGNDLRALREVVELRIAIDLSVADQLVDIYRGTVNPELESLVEEMRTLAGRGEPFPQADAAFHSTLFADLANGLMRQLAQAFWEIHTTAVPMLGLAPAEDILDTVEAHRAMLVALEAGDADAYRAAVHEHYRPLGRTLDAAAETGRTAALR, encoded by the coding sequence ATGGTTCGCACGAAGGGGGCCGGCGGCAGCGCCGTCGAGCGCATCCAGGAGCTCATCCTGGCCGAGGGGCTGGTCCCGGGGGATCCGATGCCCACCGAGACCGCGCTGTGCGAGCGCTTGGAGATCTCCCGCTCCTCCGTGCGCGAGGCCATGCGCACGCTCGCCTCGCTGGACATCGTCGAGGTGCGCCACGGGCACGGGACCTTCGTGGGCCAGCTCTCGCTCGCTCCGCTGGTCAACGGCCTGCTGTTCCGCGCCCGGCTCGACGACGGCAATGACCTGCGGGCCCTGCGGGAAGTGGTGGAGCTGCGCATCGCGATCGATCTGTCCGTCGCCGATCAGCTCGTCGACATCTACCGCGGCACCGTCAATCCCGAGCTCGAGTCGCTCGTGGAGGAGATGCGGACGCTGGCTGGCCGGGGCGAGCCGTTCCCGCAGGCCGACGCGGCCTTCCATAGCACCCTCTTCGCGGACCTGGCCAACGGCCTCATGCGCCAGCTCGCCCAGGCCTTCTGGGAGATCCACACGACGGCGGTGCCGATGTTGGGGCTGGCCCCGGCGGAGGACATCCTGGACACGGTCGAGGCCCACCGCGCCATGCTCGTCGCCCTCGAGGCGGGGGACGCCGACGCCTACCGTGCGGCGGTCCACGAGCACTACCGCCCGCTGGGGCGCACCCTCGATGCGGCCGCGGAGACCGGACGGACCGCCGCGCTCCGGTGA
- a CDS encoding arsenic metallochaperone ArsD family protein produces the protein MTSVDEPAQLAALDIFLPSPPPDPEQQEAFLDEAAALALDGHPITVYFQDEDAWAFEECEPVREMLEAVGDAVLPVTVLGLDIVVSWAYPSTDQMTRFAQVGGASEAPRSAAASACGPGGAGAPMPREAGGFAAQLMGAAPAPARPAGGPEIEGRRNLMGGDHGDGLPDRASPAPGAVAD, from the coding sequence ATGACCTCTGTGGATGAACCCGCGCAGCTGGCGGCCCTGGACATCTTCCTGCCCTCCCCGCCGCCGGATCCCGAGCAGCAGGAGGCCTTCCTGGACGAGGCCGCCGCGCTCGCTCTCGACGGCCACCCGATCACCGTCTACTTCCAGGACGAGGACGCCTGGGCCTTCGAGGAGTGCGAACCGGTGCGGGAGATGCTGGAGGCCGTGGGGGACGCGGTGCTGCCGGTGACGGTGCTGGGGCTGGACATCGTGGTCAGCTGGGCCTATCCGAGCACGGATCAGATGACGCGCTTCGCCCAGGTCGGCGGTGCGTCGGAGGCACCGCGGTCGGCAGCGGCCTCCGCGTGCGGTCCCGGCGGTGCCGGCGCGCCGATGCCCCGCGAGGCAGGCGGCTTCGCCGCCCAGCTGATGGGCGCCGCCCCTGCTCCGGCCCGCCCGGCCGGAGGACCGGAGATCGAGGGTCGACGCAACCTCATGGGCGGTGACCACGGGGACGGTCTGCCCGATCGGGCGTCCCCGGCCCCTGGAGCCGTGGCCGACTGA
- a CDS encoding TetR/AcrR family transcriptional regulator, with translation MTDKELTARGAATRARIIDAATEEFAVHGIAGARVERIVAAARTNKAQLYDYFGSKDGLFDAIFEASLERIVEVVPIDSSDLPDWAVRLYDEYLRQPALIRLATWTRLERRPTGHLVQEGDRRDDRKLRFIADAQAAGTVRDGEPFDIMALVIGMSMAWSPVSNVYAATSDEPEHVHRARRDLLRESVRRAVMTD, from the coding sequence ATGACCGACAAGGAGCTGACAGCACGTGGGGCCGCGACCCGGGCACGGATCATCGACGCGGCGACGGAGGAGTTCGCCGTGCACGGCATCGCCGGGGCACGGGTGGAGCGCATCGTCGCGGCAGCCCGCACCAACAAGGCCCAGCTCTACGACTACTTCGGAAGCAAGGACGGCTTGTTCGACGCGATCTTCGAAGCCTCCTTGGAGAGGATCGTCGAAGTCGTCCCGATCGACTCCTCGGACCTTCCGGACTGGGCGGTCCGCCTCTACGACGAGTACCTCCGACAGCCCGCGCTCATTCGGCTCGCCACATGGACCCGCCTCGAGCGGAGGCCCACCGGGCATCTCGTCCAGGAGGGAGACCGCCGGGACGATCGCAAGCTGCGCTTCATCGCCGACGCCCAAGCAGCCGGAACCGTGCGGGACGGCGAGCCGTTCGACATCATGGCACTGGTCATCGGGATGTCCATGGCCTGGTCGCCGGTCAGCAACGTCTACGCCGCCACGTCGGACGAGCCCGAGCACGTCCACCGGGCCCGCCGCGATCTGCTGCGCGAGAGCGTCCGACGCGCGGTGATGACCGACTGA
- a CDS encoding NAD(P)-dependent alcohol dehydrogenase codes for MRSTRGWAADGSGVLRRTLLERRDLRPDDIAVRIDYCGVCHSDLHALREHGGESTPLLVPGHEFTGVVTEVGREAERFAVGDAVAVGNIVDACLRCDMCEAGQENFCREFPTLTYGGADRRDGTVTLGAFAREYVLREDFAHRLPEGLDPAAAAPLLCAGITVWEPLRALGVGPGTRVAVVGLGGLGHLAVKLAVALGARTTVVSRSADKAADVRRLGADELLVSGDSGTMGAARGRFDVVLDTVAIAHDLGPYLDLLALDGTLAQLGHLGTVSIETTDLLIGRKRLTSAGSGGMPQTAQLLEFCAEHDVVADIEILPSSRVEESLERLARGDVRYRFVLDLSDLDVATP; via the coding sequence ATGCGAAGCACTCGAGGATGGGCCGCGGATGGATCCGGGGTGCTCCGAAGGACCCTGCTGGAGCGGCGCGACCTGCGTCCGGACGACATCGCCGTGCGGATCGACTACTGCGGCGTCTGCCACAGCGACCTGCACGCGCTGCGCGAGCACGGTGGCGAATCCACGCCACTCCTGGTGCCGGGCCATGAGTTCACCGGTGTCGTCACGGAGGTGGGGCGGGAGGCGGAGCGCTTCGCCGTCGGCGATGCCGTCGCGGTCGGAAACATCGTCGATGCGTGCCTCCGCTGCGACATGTGCGAGGCGGGGCAGGAGAACTTCTGCCGCGAGTTCCCGACGCTGACCTACGGGGGCGCGGACCGGCGGGACGGCACGGTGACCCTCGGGGCCTTCGCCCGCGAGTACGTCCTGCGAGAGGACTTCGCCCATCGCCTGCCCGAGGGGCTCGACCCCGCTGCTGCGGCCCCGCTGCTGTGCGCCGGCATCACCGTCTGGGAGCCGCTGCGAGCGCTCGGCGTCGGACCCGGAACGCGCGTCGCGGTCGTGGGTCTGGGCGGGCTCGGGCATCTCGCGGTCAAGCTGGCGGTGGCGCTCGGTGCCCGGACCACGGTCGTCAGCCGTTCTGCGGACAAGGCCGCGGATGTGCGTCGGCTCGGGGCCGATGAGCTCCTCGTCTCCGGCGACAGCGGCACCATGGGTGCGGCGCGGGGACGGTTCGATGTCGTGCTGGACACGGTCGCGATCGCCCATGATCTCGGGCCGTATCTCGATCTGCTCGCGCTCGACGGCACCTTGGCGCAGCTCGGCCACCTCGGAACCGTCTCCATCGAGACGACGGATCTGCTGATCGGCCGCAAGAGGCTCACATCGGCCGGGAGCGGAGGGATGCCGCAGACGGCACAGCTGCTCGAGTTCTGCGCGGAGCACGACGTGGTCGCCGACATCGAGATCCTCCCGTCGTCACGGGTCGAAGAGTCTCTCGAACGGCTCGCTCGAGGCGACGTGCGCTACCGCTTCGTCCTCGACCTGTCCGATCTCGACGTCGCCACGCCGTGA
- the msrA gene encoding peptide-methionine (S)-S-oxide reductase MsrA — protein MWQMMDLLYAHKKDMVAPEDALPGRDRYPYALEREHLVLGTDMLGPDSPTDPRPWPEGTDEIILAGGCFWGIERIAWQIPGVHTTSSGYAGGYTPHPTYEEVFSAKTGHTEAVRVIYSGGEETLRALLTQFWQQHDPTTANRQGNDVGTEYRSAVYWTSESQGEVVRDSVARYQDALDEAGRGRITTELKPLAEAGDGVYYTGEPVHQQYLHVNPGGYCNHGFNGVACSLG, from the coding sequence ATGTGGCAGATGATGGACCTCCTGTACGCGCACAAGAAGGACATGGTCGCGCCGGAGGACGCCCTTCCGGGCCGGGACCGCTATCCCTACGCTCTCGAGCGCGAGCACCTCGTGCTGGGCACCGACATGCTCGGCCCGGACTCCCCCACCGATCCGCGTCCGTGGCCGGAGGGCACCGACGAGATCATCCTGGCGGGCGGCTGCTTCTGGGGCATCGAGCGCATCGCCTGGCAGATCCCCGGTGTGCACACCACGTCCTCGGGCTACGCCGGCGGCTACACGCCCCACCCCACGTATGAAGAGGTCTTCTCGGCGAAGACCGGCCATACCGAGGCCGTCCGCGTCATCTACTCCGGCGGCGAGGAGACCCTGCGGGCCCTGCTCACGCAGTTCTGGCAGCAGCACGACCCGACCACCGCGAACCGCCAGGGCAACGACGTCGGCACCGAGTACCGCAGCGCCGTGTACTGGACGTCCGAGAGCCAGGGCGAGGTGGTCCGCGATTCCGTCGCGCGCTACCAGGACGCCCTCGACGAGGCCGGCCGCGGCCGCATCACCACGGAGCTGAAGCCCTTGGCCGAGGCCGGGGACGGCGTCTACTACACGGGCGAGCCCGTCCACCAGCAGTACCTGCACGTGAACCCCGGCGGGTACTGCAACCACGGTTTCAACGGCGTGGCCTGCTCCCTGGGCTGA
- a CDS encoding DUF6318 family protein codes for MSRRLLAAVATAALAVGLAACGDRGDGPVTEPPPEINAGSDDGGAGDDGGASDGGGAGDAGGADAGSDDGTAVSDAGGEDDGSTQAAPDIPPPDPADFPGMDENTPEGAEQAVRFYFANVYWGYQTGDSSRAGELYSEGCEACEKFETQIDGFEDGLTWGPVEISDFGITHYESENFDYEIGYIFTVGKHEAPGDSKEVLHAEATDYTAIAGVTWVDGSWVIGGMSFGEAGSE; via the coding sequence ATGTCCCGACGACTCCTGGCCGCCGTGGCCACTGCCGCCCTTGCCGTCGGGCTCGCAGCCTGCGGAGACCGTGGTGACGGCCCCGTGACCGAGCCGCCGCCCGAGATCAACGCCGGCAGTGATGACGGCGGCGCCGGCGATGACGGTGGTGCCAGCGACGGGGGCGGTGCCGGCGACGCCGGTGGCGCCGATGCTGGGAGCGACGACGGGACCGCAGTCAGTGACGCCGGCGGCGAGGACGACGGCTCGACGCAGGCCGCTCCGGACATCCCGCCGCCGGATCCTGCCGACTTCCCGGGCATGGACGAGAACACGCCGGAAGGGGCGGAGCAGGCTGTTCGTTTCTACTTCGCAAACGTGTACTGGGGGTACCAGACGGGGGATTCCTCGCGGGCAGGTGAGCTCTATTCTGAAGGCTGCGAAGCGTGCGAAAAGTTCGAGACGCAGATCGATGGATTTGAGGACGGGTTGACCTGGGGTCCTGTGGAGATTTCGGACTTCGGGATTACTCATTACGAGTCCGAAAACTTTGATTATGAAATCGGATACATATTCACTGTCGGCAAGCATGAGGCTCCTGGCGACTCGAAAGAAGTCCTCCATGCGGAGGCCACTGACTACACGGCTATTGCGGGGGTCACCTGGGTTGACGGGAGTTGGGTGATCGGCGGCATGTCGTTTGGGGAGGCAG